In one Haemophilus parainfluenzae genomic region, the following are encoded:
- the tesB gene encoding acyl-CoA thioesterase II, whose product MSDKLNQLIELLKLEKIDDLIFRGACEDLGFRQVFGGQVVAQSLSAAMQVAPPERVLHSCHAYFLAPGDSQYPIIYDVETLREGRNFSALRVKAIQHKNVICHVTASFQVPEEGFDHQSAMPQVPGPEQCIDEHEMMLKVAQTLPESLSEKFAQERPFQIHSRYLNNPFDGRELPPEQYAWFKTNGEAPLDLQTQQCLLAYFSDFHCILTALHPHGKGFLQKGMKVATIDHSIWFHRPFNLNNWHLHAIESNNAFAGRGLARGQIFAADGTLIATTQQEGLIRYQE is encoded by the coding sequence ATGTCGGATAAATTAAATCAACTTATCGAATTGTTAAAATTAGAAAAAATTGATGATCTTATCTTTCGCGGAGCCTGTGAAGACTTAGGTTTTCGTCAAGTGTTTGGCGGTCAAGTCGTGGCACAATCGCTTTCTGCCGCGATGCAAGTTGCCCCGCCTGAGCGCGTACTCCATTCTTGCCATGCTTACTTTTTAGCACCAGGCGACAGCCAATACCCGATTATTTACGATGTGGAAACCTTACGTGAAGGTCGCAACTTCTCTGCATTACGCGTAAAAGCGATTCAGCATAAAAATGTGATTTGCCACGTCACCGCCTCATTTCAAGTACCTGAAGAAGGTTTCGATCATCAATCCGCCATGCCACAAGTACCAGGCCCTGAGCAATGTATTGATGAGCACGAAATGATGTTAAAAGTGGCGCAAACTTTGCCTGAAAGCTTGAGTGAAAAATTTGCCCAAGAACGACCATTTCAAATTCATAGCCGATATTTGAACAATCCATTTGATGGTCGAGAACTCCCCCCCGAACAATATGCTTGGTTTAAAACCAATGGAGAGGCACCATTAGATTTGCAAACTCAACAATGTCTCTTGGCCTATTTTTCTGATTTCCACTGTATTTTGACCGCACTTCACCCACATGGGAAAGGCTTTTTACAGAAAGGGATGAAAGTAGCCACGATCGACCACAGTATTTGGTTCCACCGCCCTTTCAATTTAAATAATTGGCACTTACATGCCATTGAAAGTAACAATGCTTTTGCAGGACGTGGTTTAGCGAGAGGACAAATTTTTGCTGCAGATGGCACACTAATTGCCACCACACAGCAGGAAGGTTTAATTCGTTATCAAGAATAA
- the ychF gene encoding redox-regulated ATPase YchF, with the protein MGFKCGIVGLPNVGKSTLFNALTKAGIEAANYPFCTIEPNTGVVPMPDPRLDALAEIVKPERVLPTTMEFVDIAGLVAGASKGEGLGNKFLANIRETDAIGHVVRCFENDDIVHVAGKIDPLSDIETINTELALADLDSCERAIQRLQKRAKGGDKDAKFELSVMEKILPVLSEAGMIRSVPLDKDELLAIKSYNFLTLKPTMYIANVNEDGFENNPYLDKVREFAEKEGSVVVPVCAAIEAEIAELDDDEKIEFLQDLGIEEPGLNRVIRAGYALLNLQTYFTAGVKEVRAWTVSVGATAPRAAAVIHTDFEKGFIRAEVIAYDDFIQFKGENGAKEAGKWRLEGKDYIVQDGDVMHFRFNV; encoded by the coding sequence ATGGGATTTAAATGTGGTATCGTTGGTTTGCCAAACGTCGGTAAATCTACCCTTTTTAATGCATTAACCAAAGCAGGTATCGAAGCGGCAAACTATCCGTTCTGTACCATCGAACCCAATACTGGCGTGGTACCAATGCCGGATCCGCGTTTAGATGCGTTAGCGGAAATTGTTAAACCTGAACGAGTATTACCCACCACCATGGAGTTTGTGGATATCGCAGGTTTGGTTGCGGGTGCAAGTAAAGGTGAAGGCTTAGGTAATAAATTCTTAGCTAACATCCGTGAAACTGATGCAATTGGTCATGTTGTTCGTTGTTTTGAAAATGATGACATCGTGCACGTTGCGGGTAAAATCGACCCATTAAGCGATATCGAAACCATCAATACCGAATTAGCCCTTGCTGACTTAGACAGCTGCGAACGTGCAATCCAACGTTTACAAAAACGTGCAAAAGGCGGCGATAAAGACGCAAAATTTGAGCTTTCTGTAATGGAGAAAATCCTTCCTGTACTTTCTGAAGCAGGCATGATTCGTTCTGTTCCTTTAGATAAAGATGAATTATTGGCGATTAAAAGCTATAACTTCCTCACATTAAAACCAACCATGTACATTGCGAACGTAAATGAAGACGGTTTTGAAAATAACCCGTATTTAGACAAAGTACGTGAGTTTGCAGAAAAAGAAGGCTCTGTTGTGGTGCCTGTATGTGCAGCGATTGAAGCTGAAATTGCGGAACTTGATGACGACGAAAAAATCGAATTCTTACAAGATCTTGGCATTGAAGAACCTGGCTTAAACCGTGTAATTCGTGCAGGTTATGCTTTATTAAATCTTCAAACCTACTTCACTGCGGGCGTGAAAGAAGTGCGCGCATGGACGGTTTCAGTTGGTGCAACCGCCCCTAGAGCAGCCGCTGTAATCCATACTGACTTTGAAAAAGGCTTCATCCGTGCAGAAGTGATTGCTTACGATGACTTCATCCAATTCAAAGGTGAAAACGGTGCAAAAGAAGCGGGTAAATGGCGCTTAGAAGGTAAAGACTACATCGTCCAAGATGGTGATGTTATGCACTTCCGCTTTAACGTATAA
- the pth gene encoding aminoacyl-tRNA hydrolase encodes MSEIKLIVGLGNPGDKYAETRHNAGEWLIERLARRFNVSLNAENKFFGYVGKTLINGKEVRFLVPTTFMNLSGKAVGALANFYRIKPEEILVLHDELDLPPGTVKLKQGGGHGGHNGLKDIVAQLGNSNNFYRLRIGIGHPGHRDLVSGFVLNKPAPAEREALDKALDEATDCIELLFKEGMVKATNRLNSFKI; translated from the coding sequence ATGTCTGAAATTAAACTCATCGTGGGGCTGGGAAACCCTGGCGATAAATATGCGGAAACCCGCCACAATGCAGGTGAATGGTTGATTGAGCGTTTGGCTCGTCGCTTTAATGTTTCGCTTAATGCAGAAAATAAATTCTTCGGTTATGTAGGAAAAACACTGATTAACGGCAAAGAAGTCCGTTTTTTAGTGCCAACGACGTTTATGAATTTAAGCGGAAAAGCAGTGGGTGCACTTGCTAATTTTTATCGCATCAAACCAGAAGAAATTTTAGTGCTACACGATGAATTAGATTTACCGCCAGGCACCGTAAAATTAAAACAAGGTGGCGGACATGGCGGACACAATGGTTTAAAAGATATTGTGGCTCAGCTTGGTAATAGCAACAATTTTTATCGTTTACGCATTGGTATTGGCCATCCTGGACACCGTGATTTAGTTTCAGGCTTTGTGCTTAACAAACCTGCGCCTGCAGAAAGAGAAGCACTCGATAAAGCGTTAGACGAAGCCACCGATTGCATTGAATTGCTTTTCAAAGAAGGCATGGTGAAAGCCACCAATCGCTTAAACAGTTTTAAAATTTAA
- a CDS encoding EamA family transporter, translating to MNWVFFAIGSAFFAGLTAILGKLGVEGINSNLATFIRTIVVLLVTAGIISARNEWQLPQHIAAKPLTFLILSGIATGLSWLCYYRALQMAPASWVAPIDKLSVVIAIILGVVLLGEPLSMKLVIGSLLILSGVLVLAL from the coding sequence ATGAATTGGGTATTTTTTGCCATTGGTTCAGCCTTTTTCGCTGGGCTTACCGCTATTTTAGGAAAATTAGGGGTTGAAGGCATTAACAGCAATCTCGCGACCTTTATCCGCACAATTGTGGTGTTACTCGTTACAGCGGGTATCATTAGCGCACGTAACGAATGGCAACTGCCACAACATATTGCGGCAAAACCTCTCACCTTTTTAATTCTTTCCGGTATTGCTACAGGTCTATCTTGGCTTTGTTATTATCGTGCGTTGCAAATGGCGCCCGCCTCTTGGGTTGCCCCTATAGATAAACTCAGTGTCGTGATTGCCATTATTTTAGGCGTGGTATTGTTAGGCGAACCTTTAAGTATGAAATTAGTGATAGGAAGTCTATTAATTCTCTCAGGCGTTTTAGTCTTAGCCTTATAG
- a CDS encoding RnfH family protein, translated as MNQINIEIAYALPDRYYLKSFKVDEGTMIQTAILQSGILQQFTEIDLRENKVGIYSRPAKLTDQLKDGDRIEIYRPLLADPKEIRRKRAAEQAKAAQEKAQQEKKEKE; from the coding sequence ATGAACCAAATTAATATTGAAATCGCCTATGCCTTACCGGATCGTTATTATTTGAAATCCTTCAAAGTGGATGAAGGCACGATGATCCAAACGGCTATTTTACAATCAGGCATTTTGCAACAGTTTACCGAGATCGATTTACGTGAAAATAAAGTGGGGATTTATTCCCGTCCAGCCAAATTAACGGATCAGTTAAAAGATGGTGATCGTATTGAAATTTATCGTCCATTGTTAGCGGATCCTAAAGAAATTCGTCGTAAACGTGCAGCAGAACAAGCCAAAGCTGCACAAGAAAAAGCCCAACAAGAAAAAAAGGAAAAGGAGTAA
- a CDS encoding cupin domain-containing protein has product MTALSNQYCLPDGITPEIFLRDYWQKKPLIIRNGLPEIVGQFEPEDIIELAQGEEVTARLVKTFSEDNWKVFFSPLSEEDFADVPEKWSVLVQNLEQWSTELGQLWNKFGFIPQWQRDDIMVSYAPKGGSVGKHYDEYDVFLVQGYGHRRWQLGKWCDSSTEFKPNQPIRIFDDMGDLVIDEVMNPGDILYIPARMSHYGVAEDDCLTFSFGLRYPNLADIFDNVNKAFCHQDPELNLSEFQLPLRLTQSEQSTGKLADENIQAMKKQFLAKLAESEAFDALFKQAVAGTVSSRRYEMLVSDEMSDPDDVRSILEEEQGVLMQDNNCKLLYTENPLRIYANGEWLDEVNVIEAEVLKRLSDGEALDWAFLNNLVNDTEDPESTMELLLDSICNWLDDGWVLIE; this is encoded by the coding sequence ATGACCGCACTTTCCAACCAATATTGTCTGCCTGATGGCATTACCCCTGAAATTTTCCTGCGTGATTATTGGCAGAAAAAACCATTGATTATTCGTAATGGTTTACCTGAAATTGTTGGCCAATTCGAGCCTGAGGATATTATCGAATTAGCACAAGGCGAAGAGGTGACCGCGCGTTTAGTGAAAACCTTTTCAGAGGATAATTGGAAAGTGTTTTTCAGTCCGCTATCCGAAGAAGATTTTGCAGATGTACCCGAAAAATGGTCGGTGCTCGTACAAAATCTAGAACAATGGAGTACAGAATTAGGTCAGCTTTGGAATAAATTTGGCTTTATCCCACAATGGCAACGCGACGATATTATGGTGTCCTATGCACCTAAGGGTGGTTCCGTAGGTAAGCATTATGACGAATATGATGTGTTCTTAGTGCAAGGCTATGGCCATCGCCGTTGGCAGTTAGGCAAATGGTGCGATTCTTCCACTGAATTCAAACCGAATCAGCCGATTCGTATTTTCGATGATATGGGCGATTTGGTGATTGATGAAGTGATGAATCCAGGCGATATTCTTTATATTCCGGCTCGTATGTCACATTATGGTGTGGCAGAAGATGATTGTTTGACCTTTTCTTTTGGCTTGCGTTACCCGAATTTAGCTGACATTTTTGATAACGTGAATAAAGCGTTTTGTCATCAAGATCCTGAATTGAATTTAAGCGAATTCCAATTACCGTTACGCTTAACGCAATCAGAGCAAAGTACGGGCAAATTGGCGGATGAAAATATTCAAGCAATGAAAAAGCAATTCTTAGCGAAATTGGCAGAGTCAGAAGCCTTTGATGCCTTGTTCAAACAAGCAGTAGCAGGCACAGTGAGTTCACGTCGTTATGAAATGTTGGTATCCGATGAAATGTCCGATCCTGACGACGTGCGGTCAATTTTAGAAGAGGAACAAGGTGTATTAATGCAGGACAATAACTGCAAATTGCTTTACACCGAAAATCCGCTCCGCATTTATGCGAATGGCGAATGGTTGGATGAAGTAAATGTCATTGAAGCAGAAGTGTTGAAACGTCTTTCCGATGGTGAAGCGCTAGATTGGGCATTCTTAAATAATTTAGTGAATGATACGGAAGATCCTGAAAGTACAATGGAATTATTGCTCGATTCGATTTGTAACTGGCTGGATGACGGTTGGGTGTTGATTGAATAA
- the xseA gene encoding exodeoxyribonuclease VII large subunit: protein MSENIYSVSQLNSAARQMLEGNFSQIWLTGEISNFTQPVSGHWYLTLKDENAQVRGAMFRMKNLRVGFRPQNGMQVLVRANVSLYEPRGDYQLIIESMHPAGEGLLQQQFEALKMKLAAEGLFAQNLKKSLPEFAKAVGIVTSSTGAALQDILHILARRDPSLKVVIYPTAVQGKEATAEIVQMIELANARQEVDVLIVGRGGGSLEDLWCFNEEEVARAIFRSNLPIISAVGHETDVTIADFVADLRAPTPSAAAELVSRNQQELLQQLAYKQQRLEMALDRIFSHQQQRLQQLRLRLQNQHPQNQLLMQKARTEQLHHRLVLAMQRQMDKTQQKLTALSARLKQNPLPYRLQKQSQYLAQLQVRLNLGANRQVTERQNKLATLCGKLDGLSPLKVLARGYSIAEDAKGHAIVSVKQVKTGDTIKTKVADGVITSRVC from the coding sequence ATGTCTGAAAACATTTACTCCGTTTCCCAGCTTAACAGCGCCGCTCGCCAAATGTTGGAAGGGAATTTTTCACAGATTTGGCTTACAGGGGAGATTTCTAATTTCACTCAACCGGTGTCAGGGCATTGGTACTTAACGTTGAAAGATGAAAATGCCCAAGTCCGCGGTGCGATGTTCCGCATGAAAAATTTGCGGGTGGGATTTCGTCCGCAAAATGGTATGCAGGTCTTGGTGCGGGCAAATGTCAGTTTATATGAGCCTCGTGGTGATTATCAGCTGATTATTGAATCCATGCACCCTGCTGGCGAAGGATTATTGCAACAGCAATTTGAAGCACTAAAAATGAAATTGGCGGCTGAAGGGTTGTTTGCACAAAACTTAAAGAAAAGCTTACCGGAATTTGCTAAAGCAGTAGGTATTGTGACCTCTTCGACTGGTGCCGCGTTGCAAGATATTCTGCATATTTTGGCTCGCCGAGATCCAAGTTTAAAAGTGGTGATTTACCCAACGGCAGTGCAAGGAAAAGAAGCAACGGCTGAAATCGTCCAAATGATTGAACTCGCTAATGCGCGTCAAGAAGTGGATGTATTGATCGTCGGTCGAGGTGGTGGTTCCTTAGAAGATCTTTGGTGCTTTAATGAAGAAGAAGTGGCACGTGCGATTTTCCGTTCTAATTTACCGATTATCAGTGCAGTCGGTCATGAAACGGATGTTACCATTGCAGATTTTGTAGCTGATTTACGAGCGCCGACGCCGTCTGCAGCGGCAGAGTTAGTGAGTCGCAATCAGCAGGAATTACTTCAACAGTTAGCCTATAAACAACAGCGTTTGGAGATGGCGTTAGATCGTATTTTTAGTCATCAACAACAACGTTTACAACAGTTACGTTTACGTCTGCAAAATCAACATCCGCAAAATCAATTATTGATGCAGAAAGCCAGAACAGAACAATTACATCATCGTTTAGTTTTGGCAATGCAACGCCAAATGGATAAAACGCAACAAAAATTGACCGCACTTTCAGCGCGCTTAAAACAAAATCCGTTGCCTTATCGCTTGCAAAAACAATCTCAATATTTAGCCCAGTTACAAGTGCGGTTAAACTTAGGGGCGAATCGTCAAGTCACGGAACGTCAAAATAAATTAGCAACATTGTGTGGTAAGTTAGATGGATTAAGCCCATTAAAAGTATTAGCACGAGGGTATTCCATCGCAGAAGATGCCAAAGGACATGCCATTGTGAGTGTGAAGCAAGTCAAAACAGGCGATACCATTAAAACGAAAGTGGCCGATGGGGTAATTACCAGCCGCGTTTGTTAA
- the nudF gene encoding ADP-ribose diphosphatase, with protein sequence MSEIQQFSQHDIEVLNEETVYKGFFTLKKVQFKHKLFAGGESGVVTRELLVKGAASAVIAYDPEEDAVVLVEQVRIGAYQPESARSPWLLELIAGMVEEGEQPEEVALRESEEEAGVSVQDLTHCLSVWDSPGGVVERIHLFVGRVDSSQAKGLHGLAEENEDIRVHVVKREQAYQWMCDGKIDNGIAVMGLQWLQLNYAQLQQCWQ encoded by the coding sequence ATGTCAGAAATTCAACAGTTTAGTCAGCATGATATAGAAGTTCTTAATGAAGAAACTGTTTATAAAGGTTTTTTTACACTTAAGAAAGTACAGTTTAAACATAAGCTTTTTGCCGGTGGTGAAAGTGGTGTCGTGACAAGGGAGTTGTTGGTCAAAGGTGCCGCTTCTGCAGTGATTGCTTACGATCCGGAAGAAGATGCCGTGGTTTTAGTTGAGCAAGTACGTATTGGTGCATATCAACCTGAATCAGCTCGTTCCCCTTGGTTATTAGAATTGATCGCCGGCATGGTAGAAGAGGGTGAACAACCTGAAGAAGTCGCTTTGCGTGAAAGTGAAGAGGAAGCAGGCGTATCCGTTCAAGATCTCACACATTGTTTAAGCGTGTGGGATAGCCCAGGTGGTGTCGTCGAGCGTATTCATTTGTTTGTCGGTCGAGTAGATAGCTCGCAAGCTAAGGGACTTCATGGTTTAGCTGAAGAGAATGAAGACATTCGTGTTCATGTGGTGAAACGTGAGCAAGCCTATCAATGGATGTGTGATGGCAAAATTGATAATGGCATTGCAGTAATGGGCTTGCAATGGCTTCAATTAAATTACGCCCAATTGCAGCAATGCTGGCAATAG
- the cpdA gene encoding 3',5'-cyclic-AMP phosphodiesterase has translation MNNRFEYEPASEVVKLLQITDPHLFKDTSKDLLGINTHESFSQVLKEIQLEPFEYDVVLATGDLVQDSSDEGYLRFVEMVKPLNKSVFWLPGNHDFQPKMVEHLSQSPINASKHLLLGKHWQVILLDSQVSGVPHGELSAYQLDWLKTKLAENPARHSLVVLHHHLLPTNSAWLDQHNLRNAHDFSAVLAQFNNVKGILYGHIHQQVDGYWQGYQTMATPATCIQFKSDSNHFALDTLQPGWREIELHPDGRIETRVKRIKQKTFLPNMEEEGY, from the coding sequence ATGAACAATAGATTTGAATACGAACCCGCGAGTGAAGTTGTCAAATTATTACAAATCACCGATCCTCATTTATTTAAGGATACAAGCAAAGACTTATTAGGTATCAACACGCACGAAAGTTTTTCTCAGGTGTTAAAAGAAATTCAGTTGGAGCCTTTTGAGTACGATGTCGTGCTTGCAACAGGGGATTTGGTACAAGATAGTAGCGACGAGGGCTATCTGCGATTTGTTGAAATGGTTAAACCGTTAAATAAGTCAGTATTTTGGCTTCCGGGTAACCATGATTTTCAACCCAAAATGGTCGAGCATTTAAGCCAATCGCCGATTAATGCATCAAAACATTTACTTCTAGGCAAACATTGGCAAGTGATTTTGTTAGATAGCCAAGTATCCGGTGTGCCTCATGGTGAATTGAGCGCTTATCAGTTAGATTGGTTAAAAACAAAATTAGCTGAAAATCCAGCACGTCATAGCTTAGTCGTATTGCATCATCATTTATTACCAACGAATTCAGCATGGCTTGATCAGCATAACTTACGTAATGCGCATGACTTTTCAGCCGTTCTTGCTCAATTCAACAATGTAAAAGGGATCTTATACGGGCATATTCATCAACAGGTTGATGGCTATTGGCAGGGGTATCAAACCATGGCAACGCCAGCGACTTGTATTCAATTTAAGTCAGATAGCAATCATTTTGCGTTAGATACCTTACAACCAGGTTGGCGTGAAATTGAACTACACCCAGATGGACGAATTGAAACGAGAGTAAAACGAATCAAACAAAAAACATTCCTACCCAATATGGAAGAAGAAGGATACTAA
- the miaB gene encoding tRNA (N6-isopentenyl adenosine(37)-C2)-methylthiotransferase MiaB, with the protein MTQKLHIKTWGCQMNEYDSSKMADLLLNTHGLELTDIPEEADVLLLNTCSIREKAQEKVFHQLGRWKELKKQNPKLVIGVGGCVASQEGEHIRHRAPYVDIVFGPQTLHRLPEMINQIRGGKSSVVDVSFPEIEKFDRLPEPRAEGPTAFVSIMEGCNKYCTYCVVPYTRGEEVSRPVDDVLFEIAQLADQGVREINLLGQNVNAYRGPTFDGGICTFAELLRLVASIDGIDRLRFTTSHPIEFTDDIIDVYRDTPELVDFVHLPVQAGSDRILTMMKRGHTALEYKSIIRKLRAVRPNIQISSDFIVGFPGETKEEFEQTMNLIAQVNFDMSFSFIYSARPGTPAADMPDDVTEEEKKQRLYLLQERINQQAAQYSRRMLGTEQRVLVEGPSKKDIMELTGRTENNRIVNFQGSPDMIGKFVDIKITDVYTNSLRGEVVRTEDQMGLRIAQSPQEVMNRTRKEDELGVGRYHG; encoded by the coding sequence ATGACGCAAAAATTACATATTAAAACATGGGGCTGTCAGATGAATGAGTATGATTCATCAAAAATGGCCGATCTTCTCTTAAATACACATGGTTTGGAATTAACTGATATTCCAGAAGAAGCAGATGTGTTACTTCTTAACACCTGTTCTATCCGTGAAAAAGCACAAGAAAAAGTGTTCCATCAGCTAGGTCGTTGGAAAGAATTAAAAAAACAAAATCCAAAATTAGTGATTGGTGTGGGCGGTTGTGTGGCTTCTCAAGAAGGTGAACATATTCGCCATCGTGCGCCTTATGTGGATATCGTATTTGGTCCGCAAACTTTACATCGTTTGCCTGAAATGATTAACCAAATTCGTGGCGGTAAAAGTTCGGTGGTGGATGTGAGTTTCCCTGAAATTGAGAAATTTGACCGTTTACCGGAACCTCGTGCAGAAGGCCCAACCGCGTTTGTATCTATTATGGAAGGCTGTAATAAATATTGTACTTACTGCGTAGTGCCTTATACTCGTGGTGAAGAAGTCAGCCGTCCTGTTGATGATGTATTATTTGAAATTGCGCAGTTGGCCGATCAAGGTGTACGTGAAATCAATTTATTAGGCCAAAACGTAAATGCGTATCGTGGCCCTACATTTGATGGCGGTATCTGTACATTTGCGGAATTATTGCGCTTAGTGGCATCTATTGACGGTATCGACCGTTTACGTTTTACCACGAGCCACCCCATCGAATTTACTGACGATATTATTGACGTGTATCGCGACACGCCTGAGTTGGTAGACTTCGTACACTTACCAGTACAAGCAGGTTCTGACCGTATTTTAACCATGATGAAACGTGGTCATACGGCGTTAGAATATAAATCGATCATTCGTAAATTACGTGCAGTGCGTCCAAATATTCAAATCAGCTCAGATTTCATTGTGGGCTTCCCAGGTGAAACTAAGGAAGAGTTTGAACAAACCATGAATCTCATCGCACAAGTGAACTTTGATATGAGCTTCAGCTTTATCTATTCCGCACGTCCAGGCACACCTGCAGCAGATATGCCAGATGATGTTACTGAAGAAGAGAAAAAACAACGTCTTTATCTTTTACAAGAGCGTATCAACCAACAAGCGGCACAATATAGTCGCCGTATGCTTGGTACAGAGCAACGTGTATTGGTAGAAGGTCCATCTAAGAAAGATATTATGGAATTAACAGGACGTACTGAAAACAATCGTATTGTGAATTTCCAAGGCTCACCAGATATGATTGGTAAGTTTGTCGATATCAAGATTACGGATGTTTATACTAACTCTCTACGTGGTGAAGTAGTGCGTACAGAAGATCAAATGGGATTACGTATTGCACAATCTCCACAAGAAGTGATGAATCGTACTCGTAAAGAAGATGAATTAGGTGTAGGACGTTATCACGGATAA
- the pgsA gene encoding CDP-diacylglycerol--glycerol-3-phosphate 3-phosphatidyltransferase: protein MKYNIPIFLTILRVILIPFFVVAFYLPIPSAPFITTLIFFIAGVTDWFDGYLARKLKQTTRFGAFLDPVADKVMVITALVLIVEYQHSFWITIPAIIVISREIIVSALREWMAELGERNKVAVSWLGKVKTTSQMLALGGLLWRYNVYMETLAIVLLYLAAILTVWSMLQYLKAAKGSLLDNIEL from the coding sequence ATGAAATATAATATTCCTATTTTCCTGACGATTCTCCGAGTGATTTTAATTCCATTCTTCGTCGTGGCATTTTATTTGCCCATCCCTTCAGCACCTTTTATTACAACGCTTATTTTCTTTATTGCTGGTGTCACCGACTGGTTTGATGGCTATCTCGCTCGAAAATTAAAACAAACAACCCGTTTCGGTGCTTTCCTTGATCCTGTTGCCGATAAAGTGATGGTTATTACTGCGCTTGTATTAATTGTGGAATATCAACATTCTTTCTGGATTACCATTCCAGCTATTATTGTAATTTCACGTGAAATTATTGTTTCAGCTTTGCGTGAATGGATGGCGGAATTAGGCGAACGAAATAAAGTAGCAGTTTCATGGCTTGGAAAAGTAAAAACTACCTCCCAAATGCTCGCTTTAGGTGGATTACTCTGGCGATATAACGTTTATATGGAAACGCTGGCAATTGTACTGCTTTATTTAGCGGCCATTTTAACGGTTTGGTCAATGCTCCAATACTTGAAAGCAGCGAAAGGTAGCTTGTTAGATAACATTGAATTATAG
- a CDS encoding peroxiredoxin C, whose product MVLVTRQAPDFTCAAVLGNGEIVNNFNFKKHINGKAAVLFFYPLDFTFVCPSELIAFDHRYEEFKKRGVEVVGVSIDSEFTHNAWRNTPTENGGIGAVKYALAADVKHEIAKAYGIEHPEEGVALRGSFLIDKNGIVRHQVVNDLPLGRNIDEMLRMVDALQFHEEHGEVCPAQWEKGKEGMKDSPEGVAKYLKQNADKL is encoded by the coding sequence ATGGTATTAGTAACTCGTCAAGCTCCAGATTTTACTTGCGCTGCAGTTTTAGGCAACGGGGAAATCGTTAATAACTTCAATTTCAAGAAACACATCAATGGTAAAGCGGCAGTATTATTCTTCTATCCATTAGACTTTACTTTCGTTTGCCCATCTGAGTTAATCGCATTCGACCACCGTTACGAAGAGTTCAAAAAACGTGGTGTTGAAGTTGTTGGTGTATCTATCGACTCAGAATTCACTCACAATGCATGGCGTAATACCCCAACTGAAAATGGTGGTATCGGTGCAGTTAAATATGCATTAGCTGCAGACGTTAAACACGAGATTGCTAAAGCATACGGTATCGAACACCCTGAAGAAGGTGTTGCACTACGTGGTTCTTTCTTAATTGACAAAAACGGCATTGTTCGTCACCAAGTGGTTAATGACTTACCATTAGGTCGTAACATCGATGAAATGTTACGCATGGTAGATGCATTACAATTCCACGAAGAACACGGTGAAGTTTGCCCTGCTCAATGGGAAAAAGGCAAAGAAGGTATGAAAGACAGCCCTGAAGGTGTTGCTAAATACTTGAAACAAAACGCTGACAAACTTTAA